The proteins below are encoded in one region of Sulfitobacter sp. SK012:
- a CDS encoding LuxR family transcriptional regulator, with protein MSKGLRPYLKFLANCQSMEILWDAHCQKMATYGFDRLLYGFTRYRTLTSLGDPEDFVILTNHSRAYTDVFLGEGLYFHAPMVHWALENEGAGSWRALLDMDKSKTLSPAERRVFAFNISMGVTAGYTVSFKAISARSKGAIALTARVGMEQEEVDAVWAEHGDDITLMNNIAHLKILTLPYTAPNRSLTSRQREALEWVGDGKTMQDIALLMGLTSATVEKHLRLAREALSVETTAQAVLKAAFANQMFVLDA; from the coding sequence ATGAGCAAGGGCCTGCGCCCTTATCTCAAGTTTCTGGCGAATTGTCAGTCGATGGAGATCCTGTGGGACGCGCATTGCCAGAAAATGGCGACATATGGCTTTGATCGTCTGCTCTACGGCTTTACCCGTTACCGCACCTTGACCTCGTTGGGCGATCCCGAAGATTTCGTAATCTTGACCAATCACAGCCGCGCCTACACGGATGTATTTCTGGGAGAAGGCCTTTATTTTCATGCGCCTATGGTGCATTGGGCCCTCGAAAACGAAGGTGCCGGCAGTTGGCGTGCTCTGCTTGACATGGACAAATCCAAAACGCTCAGCCCTGCTGAAAGACGCGTGTTTGCGTTCAACATCTCGATGGGTGTCACGGCAGGATATACAGTGAGTTTCAAAGCAATTTCTGCGCGATCCAAGGGCGCGATTGCACTGACCGCACGCGTCGGGATGGAACAAGAAGAAGTCGATGCCGTTTGGGCAGAGCACGGCGATGATATCACGTTGATGAACAACATCGCGCATCTCAAAATCCTCACCCTGCCCTATACTGCGCCCAACCGCTCGCTGACGTCGCGCCAACGCGAGGCACTTGAATGGGTTGGTGACGGCAAGACCATGCAGGATATCGCGCTGCTGATGGGTCTCACGTCGGCCACTGTCGAGAAACATTTGCGGTTGGCGCGCGAAGCATTATCGGTTGAGACAACAGCGCAAGCTGTGTTGAAGGCAGCGTTTGCCAATCAAATGTTCGTCCTAGACGCCTGA
- the aroQ gene encoding type II 3-dehydroquinate dehydratase, which yields MTSVMILNGPNLNLLGTRQPEVYGKTTLADIEASCAAHAKALGISVTCAQSNDEGTLIDHIHAARGSHDAIILNAGAYTHTSIALMDAISSVELPTIELHLSNIHARETYRHKSFIAPVAIGQICGFGPHGYILALDALAARLSAK from the coding sequence ATGACCTCTGTAATGATCCTCAACGGTCCAAACCTAAATCTGCTGGGTACCCGGCAGCCTGAAGTTTATGGGAAAACTACGCTCGCGGATATTGAAGCGTCCTGCGCTGCTCACGCCAAGGCGCTTGGCATCAGCGTTACCTGTGCGCAGTCCAACGATGAAGGAACGCTCATTGATCATATTCATGCGGCCCGCGGTTCCCACGATGCGATCATCCTGAATGCTGGTGCCTATACGCACACCTCTATTGCGTTGATGGACGCCATATCCTCGGTTGAGTTGCCAACGATTGAACTGCACCTCAGCAACATTCATGCGCGTGAAACTTACCGGCACAAATCCTTCATAGCGCCCGTTGCTATTGGGCAAATTTGCGGCTTTGGACCGCACGGTTACATTCTGGCACTTGATGCGCTCGCTGCACGGTTGAGCGCCAAATGA
- a CDS encoding tripartite tricarboxylate transporter permease has translation MEIIDNLILGFGVALSPYTLMLAVVGCFLGTIIGALPGLGPSNGVAILIPLAFTLGLDATSALVLMTSVYYGAMYGGRISSILLNIPGDEPALMTTLDGYPMAKAGRAGDALVLSGVASFVGAFLATIGLMLLAPLLARVAFLFGPAEYFALYLLAFCTLGGMASNNQAKSAIASCIGLGIAMIGVDNNSGLPRLTGGNLHLMDGIDFLVAIVGLFAIAEVFFFIESHGKGSSIGVKLEKVTIPWRDIKESTPTMLRASGVGFIAGILPGAGASLGSFLAYMTEKSIAGPKGGFGTGVPRGVAAPEAGNNAAAGGALIPMLTLGVPGSGTTAVLLALLMTLNITPGPTLFTDQPEVVWGLIASLLIANVVLLLMNVPMVKIFVKILMVPPWVLLPGVTMISFVGIYSLSGSYFDLLLMVGFGVLGYILRKLDIPTVPVILGILLGGNMENALRRAMVLSDGDATFLFSSPISIGLWVAAIAGFVAPMFLRRFLTKPRAVPD, from the coding sequence GTGGAAATTATTGACAATCTGATCCTCGGCTTTGGGGTGGCGCTGTCGCCCTATACGCTGATGTTGGCCGTTGTTGGCTGCTTTCTGGGCACCATCATTGGTGCGCTGCCGGGCCTTGGTCCAAGCAACGGTGTGGCCATTCTCATTCCGCTGGCCTTTACCTTGGGCCTTGATGCGACTTCGGCATTGGTCTTGATGACGTCGGTTTATTACGGCGCGATGTATGGCGGGCGCATCAGCTCAATCTTGTTAAACATTCCGGGCGATGAACCTGCGCTTATGACCACGCTAGACGGCTACCCGATGGCCAAAGCAGGCCGTGCTGGCGACGCGCTTGTGCTGTCGGGCGTTGCTTCTTTTGTCGGGGCATTTCTGGCGACCATCGGGTTGATGCTGCTGGCTCCGTTGCTGGCACGGGTCGCATTCTTGTTTGGTCCCGCAGAATATTTCGCGCTCTATCTTTTGGCGTTTTGTACGCTGGGCGGTATGGCCTCGAACAACCAAGCAAAATCAGCCATTGCCTCGTGTATCGGCCTTGGGATTGCTATGATCGGGGTGGACAACAACTCCGGTTTGCCGCGTTTGACCGGAGGCAATCTGCACCTTATGGACGGCATCGACTTCTTGGTCGCGATCGTTGGATTATTTGCCATTGCAGAAGTGTTTTTCTTTATCGAAAGCCACGGCAAAGGGTCATCCATTGGCGTAAAACTCGAAAAAGTAACCATTCCTTGGCGTGATATTAAAGAAAGCACGCCAACAATGCTGCGCGCGTCCGGCGTGGGTTTCATCGCTGGTATCTTGCCAGGGGCAGGGGCCTCGCTTGGGTCGTTCTTAGCCTATATGACCGAGAAATCTATCGCTGGTCCCAAGGGTGGATTTGGCACCGGTGTTCCGCGCGGTGTCGCGGCGCCTGAGGCAGGTAACAACGCCGCGGCCGGTGGTGCACTGATCCCAATGCTGACGCTTGGCGTTCCGGGGTCTGGAACCACGGCTGTGCTCTTGGCGCTTCTGATGACGCTCAATATCACACCGGGTCCGACGCTGTTTACAGACCAGCCAGAAGTCGTCTGGGGCCTGATCGCGTCCTTGCTGATTGCCAATGTGGTGCTGCTGTTGATGAACGTGCCGATGGTTAAGATCTTTGTTAAGATCCTGATGGTGCCGCCATGGGTGCTGCTGCCGGGCGTTACCATGATCAGCTTTGTGGGCATCTATTCGCTTTCAGGCAGCTACTTTGATTTGCTCTTGATGGTCGGTTTTGGGGTTCTGGGCTACATTCTACGCAAGTTGGATATTCCGACAGTGCCTGTCATTCTGGGCATCTTGTTGGGCGGTAACATGGAAAATGCGCTGCGCCGTGCGATGGTGTTGTCAGATGGCGATGCGACGTTCCTGTTTTCATCCCCAATTTCGATTGGGCTTTGGGTTGCTGCCATTGCCGGGTTTGTAGCCCCAATGTTCCTGCGCAGGTTCCTAACAAAACCGCGGGCTGTTCCGGATTAA
- a CDS encoding tripartite tricarboxylate transporter TctB family protein, with amino-acid sequence MASDRIFGLVTLFVALAYIASATQIQTSFLADPVGSKSFPILIGVVAALSAIVLIIKPDPDPAWPQVRTWAALLVAVVVLVAYAYALKPLGFVIPTAIAAGILSYQISGRAAPSAIAGAGLAVGLFVLFRFALGLSLVALPKGWI; translated from the coding sequence ATGGCATCAGACCGTATATTCGGTCTGGTAACTCTGTTTGTGGCGCTCGCCTATATTGCGAGCGCCACGCAAATCCAGACAAGTTTTCTAGCCGATCCAGTCGGCTCAAAATCATTCCCCATCCTGATTGGTGTGGTCGCAGCGCTGTCAGCCATCGTGCTGATCATCAAGCCTGACCCCGATCCGGCTTGGCCGCAGGTTCGCACTTGGGCTGCGCTCTTGGTCGCTGTCGTTGTGCTCGTCGCATACGCTTATGCATTAAAACCGCTCGGTTTTGTGATCCCCACAGCCATCGCCGCGGGCATCCTGAGCTACCAGATTTCTGGCCGTGCAGCCCCAAGTGCCATTGCAGGCGCTGGTCTTGCTGTTGGGCTATTTGTTCTGTTCCGTTTCGCTTTGGGGCTGAGCCTCGTGGCACTGCCAAAGGGGTGGATCTGA
- a CDS encoding Bug family tripartite tricarboxylate transporter substrate binding protein, producing MNSRFLTALATGAFLTFGAGTVSAAECIAPANPGGGWDFTCRQIGKIMFDIGAVDKPVQVTNMAGAGGGLAFSHIVNERNDDADVMIAASSATSTRLAQNAYAGATADQVRFVGAIGADPGIIAVAADSPFQSLGDLVDAVKADPGSVAFAGGSAVGGFDHLKPLMILQRAGFTDIRKVKYIGVDGGADAITQTVGGFTQAMTGDMSEVVGFLKNGDIRVIAVLTEERVPGFEDIPTAKEQGFDVVAVNWRGLYVPKGISDERFAEWAGMLQQVADSAEWKEAMAANGLAPFTKVGDDFQGYVDNLVIEINTLSKDIGVIQ from the coding sequence ATGAATTCACGCTTTTTAACAGCGCTAGCAACAGGCGCGTTCCTGACATTCGGTGCGGGCACCGTGTCAGCGGCAGAGTGCATTGCACCAGCAAACCCCGGCGGCGGTTGGGATTTCACATGCCGTCAAATCGGCAAGATCATGTTTGACATTGGCGCGGTTGATAAGCCGGTTCAGGTTACAAACATGGCGGGTGCCGGCGGCGGCTTGGCGTTCAGCCATATCGTAAACGAGCGCAATGACGACGCCGATGTGATGATTGCTGCTTCCTCGGCCACATCCACACGTCTGGCCCAAAACGCCTATGCAGGTGCGACCGCCGATCAAGTGCGCTTCGTGGGTGCTATCGGTGCCGACCCAGGCATTATCGCAGTCGCTGCGGATTCACCGTTTCAGTCGCTGGGTGATCTGGTTGACGCCGTAAAGGCCGATCCCGGTTCAGTTGCATTTGCGGGCGGTTCTGCCGTTGGCGGGTTTGACCACCTTAAGCCTCTGATGATCCTGCAGCGCGCAGGCTTTACCGACATTCGCAAAGTTAAATACATAGGTGTTGACGGTGGTGCAGATGCGATCACTCAGACAGTTGGTGGTTTTACCCAAGCGATGACGGGCGACATGTCCGAAGTTGTTGGTTTTCTTAAAAACGGCGATATCCGCGTGATTGCGGTGCTCACCGAAGAGCGCGTACCAGGCTTTGAGGACATTCCAACCGCGAAAGAGCAAGGCTTTGACGTGGTTGCGGTGAACTGGCGTGGTCTTTATGTACCAAAAGGTATCTCGGACGAGCGCTTCGCCGAATGGGCAGGCATGTTGCAGCAGGTTGCTGACAGCGCCGAGTGGAAAGAGGCAATGGCCGCCAACGGTCTAGCGCCATTCACCAAAGTTGGTGATGATTTCCAAGGTTACGTTGATAACCTTGTGATTGAAATCAACACACTGTCCAAGGACATCGGGGTTATCCAGTAA
- the phoB gene encoding phosphate regulon transcriptional regulator PhoB, which produces MPVTQLQVLLVEDEPAQREVLAYNLEAEGYAVRRAENGEEAMLMIAEAPPDLIILDWMMPLMSGIEVCRQVKSRSETRGIPVIMLSARSEEVDAVRGLDTGADDYVIKPYNLRELMARVRTQLRRAHPSASGEVLKFGDISLDAQSHRVTRAGAELKLGPTEYRLLVTLLEKPGRVFSRDQLLDHVWGRDIYVDTRTVDVHIARLRKVLTAQGGDDPIRTVRGTGYALG; this is translated from the coding sequence ATGCCCGTCACACAATTGCAGGTGCTGCTGGTCGAAGATGAACCTGCACAGCGCGAAGTACTAGCCTATAATCTAGAAGCGGAAGGCTATGCTGTGCGCCGTGCCGAGAACGGCGAAGAGGCGATGCTCATGATTGCAGAGGCACCGCCCGATTTGATCATTCTGGATTGGATGATGCCGTTGATGAGCGGCATTGAGGTGTGCCGTCAAGTCAAATCCCGGAGTGAAACACGGGGCATTCCGGTGATTATGCTGTCAGCGCGCTCAGAAGAGGTCGATGCGGTGCGCGGTCTTGATACAGGTGCCGATGATTATGTGATCAAGCCTTACAATCTGCGCGAATTGATGGCGCGCGTGCGCACACAATTGCGCCGGGCGCATCCCAGTGCATCTGGCGAGGTATTGAAATTTGGCGATATTTCCCTTGATGCTCAGAGCCACCGGGTGACGCGGGCAGGGGCGGAATTGAAACTGGGACCAACCGAATACCGTCTGCTGGTCACATTGCTGGAAAAACCGGGCCGTGTGTTCAGCCGCGACCAACTTCTGGATCATGTCTGGGGCCGTGATATATATGTAGATACTCGGACAGTAGACGTGCATATCGCTCGGCTGCGTAAAGTTCTAACCGCGCAGGGTGGTGATGACCCGATCCGTACTGTCCGAGGGACTGGCTATGCCTTGGGGTAA
- the phoU gene encoding phosphate signaling complex protein PhoU has protein sequence MENQHIASAFDRDLEGVEAQIMKMGGLVENAIRQGALSLETRDKVLAQEVRAADKAIDALEEQINEQAARIIALRAPTAKDLRLILSVIKISANLERIGDYSKNMAKRTGVLATMLPVNDGAGAIRRMARTVEGMLKDALDCYIQRDTELAMDVIARDEDVDQMYNALFREFLTFMMEDPRNITACIHMHFIAKNVERMGDHVTAIAEQVVYLVTGDLPDEARAKADTTSVAKEG, from the coding sequence ATGGAAAATCAACATATTGCTTCGGCCTTTGACCGTGATCTTGAGGGGGTAGAAGCCCAGATCATGAAAATGGGCGGCCTCGTTGAAAACGCGATCCGCCAGGGCGCGCTTAGCCTTGAGACACGCGATAAAGTACTGGCCCAAGAGGTCCGCGCCGCCGACAAGGCCATCGACGCGCTTGAAGAGCAGATCAACGAACAAGCAGCCCGCATCATTGCATTGCGCGCACCAACAGCCAAGGATCTGCGCTTGATCCTGAGCGTCATCAAGATCAGTGCAAATCTTGAGCGCATTGGCGATTATTCCAAAAACATGGCCAAGCGCACGGGGGTTTTAGCCACCATGCTACCCGTTAATGATGGGGCAGGTGCGATCCGGCGCATGGCACGCACGGTTGAAGGGATGCTCAAAGACGCGCTTGATTGCTACATTCAGCGTGATACGGAATTGGCCATGGACGTGATTGCCCGCGACGAAGACGTTGACCAAATGTACAACGCGCTGTTCCGCGAATTCCTGACCTTTATGATGGAAGACCCTCGCAATATTACGGCCTGTATTCACATGCATTTCATTGCCAAGAACGTTGAACGGATGGGTGATCACGTAACTGCCATCGCCGAGCAGGTCGTCTATTTGGTCACTGGGGACCTTCCTGACGAAGCGCGCGCCAAAGCAGACACCACGTCGGTTGCGAAAGAAGGGTAA
- the pstB gene encoding phosphate ABC transporter ATP-binding protein PstB codes for MKDNLVSENAVATNPLKIAARNVQVHYGDTHAIKDVSVDIEDKTVTAFIGPSGCGKSTFLRCINRMNDTIDICRVTGDIRIDGEDIYDPAVDPVQLRAKVGMVFQKPNPFPKSIYDNVAYGPRIHGLARNKAELDEIVERALRRGAIWDEVKDRLQAPGTGLSGGQQQRLCIARAVATEPEVLLMDEPCSALDPIATAQVEELIDELRQNYSVVIVTHSMQQAARVSQKTAFFHLGNLVEYGDTDKIFTTPEDPRTESYITGRIG; via the coding sequence ATGAAAGACAATCTAGTTTCGGAGAATGCAGTGGCGACCAATCCCCTCAAGATCGCGGCCCGAAATGTGCAGGTTCACTACGGTGATACCCATGCCATCAAGGATGTAAGCGTTGATATCGAGGACAAGACCGTCACCGCCTTCATCGGTCCCTCAGGCTGTGGCAAATCAACGTTTCTGCGCTGTATCAACCGGATGAACGACACCATCGACATCTGCCGTGTGACCGGTGACATCCGCATTGACGGTGAGGATATTTACGACCCGGCCGTCGACCCAGTACAGTTGCGCGCCAAGGTTGGCATGGTGTTTCAAAAACCAAACCCGTTCCCAAAGTCGATCTATGACAATGTGGCATACGGCCCTCGCATCCACGGATTGGCCCGCAATAAGGCCGAACTTGATGAGATCGTCGAGCGTGCCTTGCGCCGCGGTGCCATCTGGGACGAGGTCAAGGACCGCTTGCAAGCGCCCGGCACTGGTCTTTCAGGTGGCCAGCAGCAACGTCTTTGTATTGCACGCGCAGTTGCCACCGAGCCCGAAGTGCTTCTAATGGATGAGCCATGCTCTGCCCTTGATCCCATTGCGACGGCTCAGGTCGAGGAGTTGATCGATGAGCTGCGCCAGAACTATTCGGTCGTGATCGTTACACACTCTATGCAACAGGCTGCTCGCGTTAGTCAGAAAACGGCGTTTTTCCACCTTGGTAATCTGGTAGAATATGGCGATACCGATAAGATATTTACCACGCCAGAAGACCCCCGTACTGAAAGCTATATCACTGGCCGGATTGGATAA
- the pstA gene encoding phosphate ABC transporter permease PstA, producing the protein MTDMPNPNAPRKGSLLIQDARTKRRNRAETRFKIYGLTAIAIGMLMLLILLSTIISRGTGAFQQTFLTLPVVLLEDKLDKAGDRDIEKIKKVSTFGYAPLLAAALEAKVADAGITTDLKPKAQAAILSKDAPAKLRNFVLENPELIGTTVEFDFLTNSRVDGYLKGRVTRQSIANDKSINAEKLDLVDDLIAGGGLRKKFNLNFITGADASDARPEAAGMGVSMIGSLFMMLVVLSLALPIGVAASIYLEEFAPKNWITDIIEVNISNLAAVPSIVFGILGLAVFINYMHLPNSAPLVGGLVLTLMTLPTIVISTRASLKSVPPSIRDAALGVGASKMQSVFHHVLPLAAPGILTGTIIGLAQALGETAPLLLIGMVGFIASNPPDGLAEGLLSPNSAMPAQIYEWAKRADPAFYERAWGGIIILLVFLITMNAVAVMLRRRFERRW; encoded by the coding sequence ATGACCGACATGCCCAACCCCAACGCTCCGCGTAAGGGATCGCTGCTTATCCAAGATGCCCGCACCAAGCGGCGCAACCGGGCTGAGACGCGGTTCAAGATCTACGGATTGACCGCCATAGCCATCGGTATGCTGATGCTGCTGATCTTGCTAAGCACGATCATATCGCGCGGCACGGGCGCGTTTCAACAGACCTTTCTGACGCTGCCGGTTGTCTTGCTCGAAGATAAACTGGACAAGGCTGGCGACCGCGACATTGAAAAGATCAAAAAGGTTTCAACCTTTGGCTACGCGCCGCTCTTGGCCGCCGCCCTTGAGGCGAAAGTGGCTGATGCTGGCATCACCACCGATCTTAAACCAAAGGCGCAAGCCGCCATTTTGTCTAAGGATGCCCCCGCGAAGCTGCGTAACTTTGTGTTGGAAAACCCTGAACTAATCGGCACGACGGTCGAATTCGACTTTCTGACCAACAGTCGGGTGGATGGCTATCTTAAGGGGCGCGTGACCCGCCAAAGCATCGCCAATGACAAGAGCATCAACGCCGAAAAACTTGATCTTGTTGATGATTTGATTGCAGGCGGTGGTTTGCGCAAAAAGTTTAACCTCAACTTCATCACCGGGGCGGACGCCTCTGATGCGCGGCCCGAAGCCGCTGGCATGGGGGTATCGATGATCGGATCGCTGTTTATGATGCTGGTGGTGCTCTCGCTGGCGTTGCCCATCGGGGTGGCGGCGTCGATATACCTAGAAGAATTCGCGCCAAAAAACTGGATTACGGACATCATCGAAGTCAACATATCGAACCTCGCGGCGGTTCCGTCGATAGTATTTGGTATCCTTGGTTTAGCCGTGTTCATCAACTACATGCATCTGCCCAACTCAGCGCCGCTGGTGGGTGGCTTGGTGCTTACGCTCATGACGCTGCCGACGATTGTTATCTCAACCCGCGCGTCGCTTAAATCTGTGCCGCCGTCCATTCGCGATGCAGCCCTTGGCGTCGGGGCCAGCAAGATGCAGTCTGTATTCCATCATGTTTTGCCACTGGCGGCGCCGGGTATATTGACCGGTACGATCATTGGTTTGGCACAGGCGCTTGGGGAAACAGCGCCGCTGTTGCTGATCGGTATGGTGGGTTTTATTGCGTCTAATCCTCCCGACGGCCTGGCCGAAGGGTTGCTTTCGCCAAATTCGGCGATGCCTGCGCAGATTTACGAATGGGCAAAACGCGCAGACCCAGCGTTTTATGAACGTGCCTGGGGAGGGATCATCATCTTGTTGGTGTTCTTGATTACGATGAACGCGGTCGCCGTGATGTTGCGTCGCCGCTTTGAGCGGCGCTGGTAG
- the pstC gene encoding phosphate ABC transporter permease subunit PstC yields MASFLSSPLILAATVLALSMTGYWLARGRAMSRAGGDARRLHSLPNYYGMTAAMFTAVPALGVLVIWLLVQPVLIQGAVLPLLPAELAGDTGTANLMLSDVRRVADGLDVAMAQGVLSADDIAALVGDPSTLRSTLAGVGVALGSEVSVDVFAAAQKSRTLNVQLNLSRAAIIVTLALIGMFVAVRAAGPAFRARNVVERGVLALLIVAASLAILTTVGIVFSMLFESINFFSQHPWQDFFLGGSWAPNFRGNSDLSILPLLWGTLYISVIALLVAVPVGLFAAIYLSEYAGPKLRAIAKPLLEILAGIPTIVYGLFALLTVGPALVRLFGRGDEGILGVEWMTGATSVLTAGLVMGIMLIPFVSSLSDDIINAVPQSLRDGSYGLGATPSETIRTVVLPAALPGIVGAILLAASRAIGETMIVVLGAGAIARFSGNPLEAMTTITTRIVSQLTGDTDFASPETLVAFALGLTLFVLTLGLNVVALYIVRKYREQYE; encoded by the coding sequence ATGGCATCCTTTCTCAGCAGCCCCCTAATACTTGCCGCAACTGTGCTCGCGCTCAGCATGACCGGCTATTGGCTTGCTCGGGGCCGGGCAATGAGCCGCGCGGGCGGCGATGCGCGCCGCTTGCACAGCTTGCCCAATTACTACGGCATGACCGCCGCGATGTTCACAGCCGTTCCCGCCTTGGGTGTGCTGGTGATCTGGTTGCTGGTCCAACCGGTCCTCATCCAAGGTGCCGTCCTGCCGCTTTTGCCTGCTGAACTGGCGGGCGACACAGGCACCGCCAACCTGATGCTAAGCGATGTGCGCCGCGTGGCCGACGGTTTGGACGTTGCCATGGCTCAAGGCGTGCTAAGCGCCGATGACATTGCGGCCCTTGTTGGCGATCCATCAACCCTGCGCAGCACGCTTGCGGGCGTTGGCGTGGCGCTTGGATCCGAAGTGAGTGTCGATGTGTTTGCCGCCGCGCAAAAATCCCGCACCCTGAATGTTCAGCTTAACCTGAGCCGGGCGGCTATTATTGTGACCCTAGCGCTAATTGGCATGTTCGTCGCTGTCCGGGCCGCGGGGCCTGCGTTCCGCGCCCGCAATGTTGTTGAACGCGGTGTGCTCGCGCTGTTGATTGTCGCCGCGTCACTGGCAATTTTGACGACCGTTGGCATCGTGTTTTCGATGCTGTTTGAATCAATCAATTTTTTCAGCCAGCACCCATGGCAGGACTTTTTCCTTGGCGGCAGCTGGGCCCCTAATTTTCGCGGCAACAGCGATCTGTCGATCTTACCGCTGTTGTGGGGGACGCTATATATCTCGGTGATTGCGTTGCTTGTGGCGGTACCGGTTGGTCTGTTCGCAGCCATTTATCTGAGCGAGTATGCCGGACCCAAACTGCGCGCGATTGCCAAACCGCTGTTGGAAATCCTCGCTGGCATTCCCACAATCGTTTATGGCCTGTTCGCCCTGCTGACGGTGGGACCTGCGCTGGTCAGGCTATTTGGCCGCGGCGATGAAGGCATCCTTGGCGTCGAATGGATGACCGGGGCCACGTCAGTGCTGACCGCAGGCCTTGTGATGGGCATCATGCTGATCCCTTTCGTGTCGTCGTTGTCAGATGACATTATCAACGCTGTCCCACAATCTTTGCGCGATGGGTCCTACGGTCTGGGTGCCACCCCGTCCGAGACGATCCGCACCGTGGTTTTGCCAGCAGCGCTTCCTGGCATAGTCGGGGCGATTTTGTTGGCTGCAAGCCGTGCCATTGGCGAGACGATGATTGTGGTGTTGGGGGCAGGGGCCATCGCCCGGTTCTCTGGCAATCCGCTTGAAGCGATGACGACCATCACCACCCGCATCGTCAGCCAACTAACTGGGGATACTGATTTTGCGTCACCCGAGACCCTGGTGGCCTTTGCCCTTGGCCTGACGTTGTTTGTGCTGACCTTGGGACTAAATGTGGTGGCGCTCTATATCGTGCGCAAATACCGGGAGCAGTACGAATGA
- a CDS encoding substrate-binding domain-containing protein — protein sequence MSPTKLTTSVLAIVAVSATAAAARDQVQIAGSSTVLPYASIVAEAFGENFDFPTPVVESGGSSAGLKRFCEGVGENTIDIANASRQIKSAEMKVCAANGVTEIIEVRVGYDGIVFASDIAGNSFEFTASDWFLALSDKVVVEGALVENPFTMWNEVNADFPAQPIQAFIPGTKHGTREVFEDKVILAGCEETGAMEMLLAVNAGDKKAAEKGCISLRSDGKSVDIDGDYTETLARIESNKNGIGVFGLAFYENNTDKLQVATMSGVTPSTESISSGEYPVSRPLFFYIKKAHIGVIPGLKDFAEFFVLDEIAGPDGPLAEYGLVSDPELAATQAAVADEAIIAGGS from the coding sequence ATGTCACCCACAAAACTCACAACATCCGTGCTTGCCATCGTTGCCGTATCTGCAACCGCCGCGGCGGCACGCGATCAGGTTCAGATCGCCGGTTCATCGACCGTGTTGCCCTACGCGTCCATTGTTGCCGAAGCGTTTGGCGAAAACTTTGATTTCCCGACACCGGTTGTGGAATCGGGCGGCTCTTCTGCCGGCCTCAAGCGTTTTTGCGAAGGGGTGGGCGAAAACACCATCGACATCGCGAATGCGTCGCGCCAGATCAAGAGCGCCGAAATGAAGGTGTGTGCGGCCAACGGCGTAACTGAGATCATCGAAGTACGCGTCGGTTATGATGGCATCGTTTTTGCTTCCGACATCGCGGGCAATTCCTTTGAATTCACCGCCAGTGACTGGTTCTTGGCACTGAGCGACAAGGTGGTTGTCGAGGGCGCGTTGGTCGAGAACCCCTTCACCATGTGGAACGAGGTGAATGCCGATTTCCCCGCCCAACCGATCCAAGCGTTCATTCCGGGAACTAAGCACGGCACACGCGAAGTGTTTGAGGATAAAGTGATCCTTGCTGGTTGCGAAGAGACCGGAGCCATGGAGATGCTTTTAGCGGTCAATGCCGGTGACAAAAAAGCCGCGGAAAAGGGCTGCATTTCACTGCGTTCTGATGGCAAATCCGTGGACATCGACGGGGATTACACCGAAACACTGGCCCGCATTGAAAGTAACAAGAACGGGATCGGCGTGTTCGGATTGGCGTTTTATGAAAACAACACGGACAAGCTGCAGGTCGCGACCATGTCTGGCGTCACGCCTTCCACCGAGAGCATTTCGAGCGGCGAATACCCAGTGTCACGCCCGCTGTTTTTCTACATCAAAAAAGCCCACATCGGCGTGATCCCCGGCCTGAAAGATTTTGCTGAGTTTTTCGTACTGGATGAGATCGCTGGCCCCGACGGCCCGTTGGCTGAATACGGTCTGGTGTCGGATCCAGAGCTGGCTGCAACCCAAGCAGCGGTCGCCGATGAGGCCATAATCGCTGGCGGATCCTGA